In one Nicotiana sylvestris chromosome 8, ASM39365v2, whole genome shotgun sequence genomic region, the following are encoded:
- the LOC104215161 gene encoding transcription factor bHLH71-like, with protein MALEALSSNELLNFIIYDTISATPFTSNNLDPSSSENAASGTLLLDHENGLLTLPQHFCGHEQQYSTASVPETTTTTTRREKNLAVAQGGGRKKRRRRPKVCKNKEEAENQRMTHIAVERNRRKQMNEHLAVLRSLMPESYVQRGDQASIVGGAIEFVKELEHILQSLEAQKFLLLQQGGGDGEVPSEKYFPTPFAQFFSYPQYTCSQLPNIYTSKSKAAIADIEVTLIETHANVRILSRRRFRQLSKLVAAFQSLYLSVLHLNVTTLDPLVLYSISAKVEEGCQLNSADDIAGAVHHMLRIIEEEAVTLSCQA; from the exons aTGGCTTTAGAAGCACTTTCTTCCAATGAACTTCTTAACTTCATCATCTACGATACAATCTCTGCCACCCCTTTTACCAGCAACAATCTTGACCCCTCAAGTTCTGAAAATGCTGCTTCTGGTACCTTACTTTTGGACCATGAAAATGGCTTATTAACATTACCTCAACATTTTTGTGGTCATGAGCAACAGTATTCCACTGCCTCCGTGCCCGAAACTACTACCACCACCACCCGTAGGGAGAAGAATTTGGCGGTGGCGCAAGGCGGCGGCCGGAAAAAGAGGAGGAGGAGACCTAAAGTTTGTAAGAATAAAGAGGAAGCTGAGAATCAGAGAATGACTCACATTGCTGTTGAGAGAAATCGGAGGAAACAGATGAATGAACATCTTGCTGTTTTACGTTCACTCATGCCTGAATCTTATGTTCAAAGG GGTGATCAGGCCTCAATAGTTGGTGGCGcaattgaatttgtaaaagaattGGAGCACATTCTACAATCTCTAGAAGCTCAAAAATTTCTGCTATTACAACAAGGTGGTGGAGATGGTGAGGTACCAAGCGAAAAGTATTTTCCGACACCATTTGCTCAATTTTTCTCATATCCACAGTACACATGTTCTCAGTTACCAAACATATACACATCAAAGAGCAAGGCAGCAATTGCAGACATAGAAGTGACTCTCATTGAAACTCATGCAAACGTTAGAATCCTCTCAAGAAGAAGATTTCGACAGCTCTCCAAATTGGTAGCTGCCTTTCAGTCATTGTACCTTAGTGTACTACACCTCAATGTCACCACCTTAGATCCATTGGTTCTCTATTCTATCAGTGCTAAG GTGGAAGAAGGTTGCCAACTAAACTCAGCAGATGACATAGCAGGTGCAGTCCACCACATGCTAAGAATAATTGAGGAGGAAGCAGTTACCCTTTCTTGCCAAGCCTAG